A stretch of the Medicago truncatula cultivar Jemalong A17 chromosome 5, MtrunA17r5.0-ANR, whole genome shotgun sequence genome encodes the following:
- the LOC11435810 gene encoding dual-specificity RNA methyltransferase RlmN isoform X1, with protein MKIRSVFDGVELRTEFSKTGIDPKFIPIIWKHIFRNSNSDSDYCNWEWEKHVPSLPCSAYSFLRSNFKTPLSSSLDSIFHSSDNVTSKLVIKLQNGEFVEAVIMRYDTRLGKYGGEPRPGGLRATLCISSQVGCKMGCKFCATGSMGFKSNLSSGEIVEQLVHASAFAHIRNVVFMGMGEPLNNYSAVVESVRIMSGSPFQLSLKRITVSTVGIIHSINKLHNDVPGLNLAVSLHAPAQDIRCQIMPAARAFPLEKLMASLQEYQRKSLQKILIEYIMLDGVNDEEQHAHLLGKLLETFEVVVNLIPFNSIGTLSQFKSTSEQKVSKFQKILRGTYNIRTTVRKQMGEDISGACGQLVVNLPDKSLGNANPLTDIEDLVI; from the exons atgaaAATCCGATCGGTATTCGACGGCGTCGAGTTGCGAACCGAATTCTCAAAAACTGGTATCGATCCAAAGTTCATTCCAATTATATGGAAGCATATCTTTCGAAACAgtaattctgattctgattatTGTAATTGGGAATGGGAAAAACACGTTCCTTCTTTACCTTGTTCAGCTTATTCATTCCTCCGTTCAAACTTCAAAActcctctctcttcttctcttgaCTCGATTTTCCATTCTTCTGATAATGTGACTTCGAAACTTGTCATCAAGCTTCAAAATGGTGAATTTGTTGAAGCTGTTATTATGAGATATGATACTCGTTTGGGTAAATATGGTGGTGAACCTCGTCCTGGTGGTCTAAGAGCTACTTTATGTATTTCTTCTCAGGTTGGATGCAAAATGGGTTGTAAATTCTGTGCAACTGGAAGTATGGGATTTAAAAGTAACTTATCCTCTGGTGAAATTGTCGAGCAGTTGGTTCATGCTTCTGCTTTTGCACATATCCGTAATGTTGTCTTCATG GGTATGGGAGAGCCTTTGAACAACTATTCTGCTGTGGTAGAATCTGTGCGCATCATGTCTGGGTCACCATTTCAGTTGTCATTGAAAAGGATTACCGTCTCAACT GTTGGCATCATTCATTCTATCAACAAGCTTCATAATGATGTGCCTGGTTTGAACTTGGCAGTCTCGCTGCATGCACCAGCCCAAGACATCCGTTGCCAGATAATGCCTGCTGCCCGTGCTTTCCCTTTGGAAAAACTTATGGCTTCACTGCAAGAATATCAAAGGAAAAG TCTGcagaaaatattaattgaatacaTAATGCTTGATGGTGTGAATGATGAAGAGCAGCATGCCCACCTATTAGGAAAGCTGCTGGAAACATTTGAAGTG GTAGTGAACTTAATACCTTTCAACTCTATTGGTACATTGAGTCAATTCAAATCTACTAGTGAGCAGAAAGTGTCTAAGTTTCAGAAAATTTTAAGGGGTACCTATAATATTCGAACAACAGTCCGGAAGCAGATGGGTGAGGACATAAGTGGTGCATGCGGACAATTGGTGGTTAACTTACCTGACAAGTCTCTTGGAAATGCTAACCCCCTAACGGATATAGAAGATCTTGTTATTTGA
- the LOC11442715 gene encoding uncharacterized protein, whose translation MRNHKLNLTIIHLTDKVVFSERKEDQPPTSRKRPAFKEKKAPVDSGDVNLAAKGQFNHRPERTERKEERSSNPYHLDRPEKQFADDKAPYKDKNWESQVLRQEKGIGAMLAMTIPWEEINLLEGKDIFLVKLKLRSGNVICIKTLIRTPFHRSSK comes from the coding sequence atgAGAAATCACAAGCTAAACTTGACAATTATACATCTCACAGACAAGGTGGTTTTTTCTGAAAGAAAAGAGGATCAACCTCCTACCTCGAGGAAAAGACCTGCATTCAAGGAGAAGAAGGCTCCGGTGGATTCAGGAGACGTTAATCTAGCTGCAAAAGGCCAGTTTAACCATCGTCCAGAAAGGACAGAAAGGAAGGAGGAAAGAAGCAGCAATCCATACCATTTGGACAGACCTGAGAAGCAATTTGCAGATGACAAAGCACCCTACAAGGATAAAAACTGGGAGAGTCAGGTTTTGCGTCAAGAGAAAGGCATAGGGGCAATGCTGGCAATGACAATTCCATGGGAAGAGATAAATTTGTTGGAAGGTAAGGATATCTTCCTAGTAAAACTCAAACTGAGAAGTGGCAACGTGATTTGTATAAAGACGTTGATAAGGACGCCGTTCCATCGTTCCTCAAAATGA
- the LOC11435810 gene encoding dual-specificity RNA methyltransferase RlmN isoform X2: MKIRSVFDGVELRTEFSKTGIDPKFIPIIWKHIFRNSNSDSDYCNWEWEKHVPSLPCSAYSFLRSNFKTPLSSSLDSIFHSSDNVTSKLVIKLQNGEFVEAVIMRYDTRLGKYGGEPRPGGLRATLCISSQVGCKMGCKFCATGSMGFKSNLSSGEIVEQLVHASAFAHIRNVVFMVGIIHSINKLHNDVPGLNLAVSLHAPAQDIRCQIMPAARAFPLEKLMASLQEYQRKSLQKILIEYIMLDGVNDEEQHAHLLGKLLETFEVVVNLIPFNSIGTLSQFKSTSEQKVSKFQKILRGTYNIRTTVRKQMGEDISGACGQLVVNLPDKSLGNANPLTDIEDLVI; the protein is encoded by the exons atgaaAATCCGATCGGTATTCGACGGCGTCGAGTTGCGAACCGAATTCTCAAAAACTGGTATCGATCCAAAGTTCATTCCAATTATATGGAAGCATATCTTTCGAAACAgtaattctgattctgattatTGTAATTGGGAATGGGAAAAACACGTTCCTTCTTTACCTTGTTCAGCTTATTCATTCCTCCGTTCAAACTTCAAAActcctctctcttcttctcttgaCTCGATTTTCCATTCTTCTGATAATGTGACTTCGAAACTTGTCATCAAGCTTCAAAATGGTGAATTTGTTGAAGCTGTTATTATGAGATATGATACTCGTTTGGGTAAATATGGTGGTGAACCTCGTCCTGGTGGTCTAAGAGCTACTTTATGTATTTCTTCTCAGGTTGGATGCAAAATGGGTTGTAAATTCTGTGCAACTGGAAGTATGGGATTTAAAAGTAACTTATCCTCTGGTGAAATTGTCGAGCAGTTGGTTCATGCTTCTGCTTTTGCACATATCCGTAATGTTGTCTTCATG GTTGGCATCATTCATTCTATCAACAAGCTTCATAATGATGTGCCTGGTTTGAACTTGGCAGTCTCGCTGCATGCACCAGCCCAAGACATCCGTTGCCAGATAATGCCTGCTGCCCGTGCTTTCCCTTTGGAAAAACTTATGGCTTCACTGCAAGAATATCAAAGGAAAAG TCTGcagaaaatattaattgaatacaTAATGCTTGATGGTGTGAATGATGAAGAGCAGCATGCCCACCTATTAGGAAAGCTGCTGGAAACATTTGAAGTG GTAGTGAACTTAATACCTTTCAACTCTATTGGTACATTGAGTCAATTCAAATCTACTAGTGAGCAGAAAGTGTCTAAGTTTCAGAAAATTTTAAGGGGTACCTATAATATTCGAACAACAGTCCGGAAGCAGATGGGTGAGGACATAAGTGGTGCATGCGGACAATTGGTGGTTAACTTACCTGACAAGTCTCTTGGAAATGCTAACCCCCTAACGGATATAGAAGATCTTGTTATTTGA